In Ochrobactrum sp. Marseille-Q0166, a single genomic region encodes these proteins:
- the lpdA gene encoding dihydrolipoyl dehydrogenase, with translation MSYDVVVIGTGPGGYVAAIKAAQLGLSVAVVEKRKTFGGTCLNVGCIPSKALLHASEVFAEAGHSFDALGVEISKPKLNLEKMLAHKDATVKSNVTGVEFLFKKNKITPYIGTGKIVAKGKVSVTAEDGSVQEIEAKNIIIATGSDVAGIPGVKVDIDEKVIVSSTGAIAFDKVPERLVVVGGGVIGLELGSVWSRLGSKVTVVEYLDKVLGAMDGEVSKQFQRLLEKQGIAFKLSAKVTGVEKAGKGAKVTFEPVKGGDAEVLEADAVLIATGRRPYTDGLGLAEAGVNVDERGRVAIDSHWRTNVEGIYAIGDVVQGPMLAHKAEDEGIAVAEIIAGQAGHVNFEVIPSVVYTQPEVASVGKTEEELKAAGIEYKIGKFPFTANGRARAMLHTDGFVKILADKATDRVLGAHILGYNAGEMIHELAVLMEFGGSSEDLARTCHAHPTMSEAVRESALATFAKPIHM, from the coding sequence ATGTCTTACGATGTGGTTGTCATCGGTACCGGCCCTGGCGGTTATGTAGCCGCAATCAAGGCCGCACAGCTTGGCCTTTCGGTGGCCGTGGTGGAAAAGCGCAAGACCTTTGGCGGCACCTGTCTCAATGTTGGCTGCATTCCTTCCAAGGCGCTGCTTCATGCGTCCGAAGTGTTTGCCGAAGCTGGTCACTCATTTGATGCACTGGGCGTTGAAATCAGCAAGCCGAAGCTCAACCTCGAAAAGATGTTGGCGCATAAGGATGCGACGGTTAAGTCGAATGTCACAGGTGTAGAATTCCTGTTTAAGAAGAACAAGATCACGCCTTACATCGGCACCGGCAAGATCGTTGCCAAGGGCAAGGTTTCGGTGACTGCCGAAGACGGCAGCGTGCAGGAAATCGAAGCCAAGAACATCATTATCGCAACAGGTTCTGATGTTGCTGGTATTCCGGGCGTCAAGGTCGATATTGACGAAAAGGTCATCGTGTCTTCGACCGGCGCGATTGCTTTCGACAAGGTTCCGGAGCGTCTAGTCGTTGTCGGCGGCGGTGTGATTGGGCTGGAACTTGGTTCCGTCTGGTCGCGCCTCGGCTCGAAAGTGACCGTTGTCGAATATCTCGACAAGGTTCTGGGTGCGATGGATGGCGAAGTGTCCAAGCAGTTCCAGCGTCTGCTGGAAAAGCAGGGCATTGCTTTCAAGCTGAGTGCGAAAGTTACTGGCGTTGAAAAGGCTGGTAAGGGCGCGAAAGTGACCTTTGAGCCAGTCAAGGGCGGCGATGCAGAAGTGCTTGAAGCCGATGCGGTTCTGATCGCGACGGGCCGTCGTCCTTACACGGATGGCCTTGGTCTTGCAGAAGCAGGTGTTAATGTTGATGAGCGTGGTCGCGTGGCAATCGATAGTCACTGGCGCACCAATGTCGAAGGCATCTATGCCATCGGTGACGTGGTTCAGGGCCCGATGCTTGCGCACAAGGCCGAAGATGAAGGCATTGCTGTTGCTGAAATCATCGCCGGTCAGGCTGGTCACGTAAACTTCGAAGTCATTCCAAGCGTTGTTTACACGCAGCCGGAAGTAGCCTCCGTTGGCAAGACTGAAGAAGAACTGAAAGCTGCTGGCATTGAATACAAGATCGGCAAGTTTCCTTTCACTGCAAACGGTCGTGCACGCGCCATGCTGCACACAGACGGCTTTGTGAAGATCCTCGCCGACAAGGCAACGGATCGCGTTCTGGGTGCGCATATTCTCGGCTACAATGCCGGTGAAATGATCCATGAACTGGCCGTTCTGATGGAGTTTGGTGGTTCGTCCGAAGATTTGGCACGTACCTGCCACGCGCATCCAACCATGTCGGAAGCCGTTCGTGAATCGGCACTGGCAACCTTTGCCAAGCCAATTCACATGTAA
- a CDS encoding TraB/GumN family protein: MKKLFFLFACALIVSSANARAQSTDASCSPHGVNLIDGLDKKDPKLWSELQAEAEEMPNQKGIFWKIEKDGLEPSYLFGTIHLSDPRVMALPDAVTKAYDDADKLVVEATDIVDQKAFLRVKVEQPELIQFTDGSTLQSHLPQDQLEEIEKKLEARGIILGAVGKMKPWIITSLLALPKCERQRKLEGADFLDGHLITQAQDQGRTVIGLESAVEQLEAMNRLPLDFHIRNLISAAQYGDSIEDAMETTIVLYLQGEIGMIMPALRKIVPDSLSKEDYDLFQKVLLTDRNHIMAQRVAPVLANGDVFIAVGALHLPGKEGLVELLRAQGYRLTAM; this comes from the coding sequence ATGAAAAAGCTGTTCTTCCTTTTTGCCTGTGCCCTCATCGTCAGCTCAGCCAATGCGCGTGCGCAAAGCACTGACGCCAGCTGTTCCCCACACGGGGTCAATCTGATCGATGGTCTGGACAAAAAAGACCCCAAGCTCTGGTCCGAGCTTCAGGCAGAAGCAGAAGAAATGCCTAATCAAAAGGGCATCTTCTGGAAAATCGAGAAAGACGGCCTTGAACCGTCTTATCTGTTCGGGACCATCCATTTGAGCGATCCGCGCGTCATGGCCCTGCCCGACGCTGTGACGAAAGCCTATGACGACGCCGACAAGCTCGTGGTCGAAGCAACGGACATTGTCGATCAGAAGGCCTTTCTGCGGGTTAAAGTTGAACAGCCTGAGCTTATCCAGTTCACCGATGGCTCAACACTGCAATCGCATCTGCCGCAGGATCAGCTGGAGGAGATCGAGAAAAAGCTGGAAGCGCGCGGCATTATTCTGGGTGCTGTCGGCAAGATGAAGCCGTGGATCATCACCAGTCTGTTGGCCCTGCCCAAATGCGAACGGCAAAGAAAGCTGGAAGGAGCAGACTTTCTCGACGGCCATCTGATTACGCAAGCGCAGGATCAAGGCAGGACCGTCATCGGTCTTGAAAGCGCGGTTGAGCAGCTTGAGGCGATGAACCGGCTCCCGCTTGATTTCCATATTCGCAACCTGATATCAGCCGCCCAATATGGCGACAGCATCGAAGACGCCATGGAAACCACGATTGTGCTCTATCTTCAGGGTGAAATCGGAATGATTATGCCCGCATTGCGGAAAATCGTGCCGGACAGTCTATCCAAGGAAGACTACGACCTTTTCCAGAAAGTCTTGCTCACAGACCGCAACCACATCATGGCGCAACGGGTCGCCCCAGTCCTCGCCAATGGCGACGTCTTTATCGCCGTCGGTGCCCTGCATCTGCCCGGCAAGGAAGGACTGGTAGAACTGCTGCGTGCGCAGGGCTATAGGCTAACAGCAATGTAA
- a CDS encoding tyrosine recombinase XerC: MTSQAEFLIPARADLAAAREEWLKSLKDMRRLSENTLEAYERDTRQFLQFMTRHLGESPSIKDVGNLRVADLRSYLANRRNDGAGPRTLGRGLAGVRSLLRHLERRGLINAAGASAIRAPRQPKSLPKPLTAEDARRVVSGDGQMAEEPWIAARNAAVLTLLYGCGLRISEALGLAGDALNDASVLSITITGKGGKSRMVPLLPAVHRAVAQYRALCPFDLSADKPLFRGAKGGELHAAIIQREMQKLRAGLGLPDTATPHALRHSFATHLLGRGGDLRTIQELLGHASLSTTQVYTGVDTARLLDVYDKAHPRA; encoded by the coding sequence ATGACCAGCCAAGCCGAGTTTCTCATTCCTGCCCGTGCCGACCTTGCGGCCGCTCGCGAAGAATGGCTGAAATCGCTCAAAGACATGCGCCGTCTGTCGGAAAACACTCTTGAGGCGTATGAACGTGATACGCGCCAGTTTCTGCAATTCATGACCAGGCATCTTGGTGAGTCGCCTTCGATCAAAGACGTTGGTAATCTGCGTGTCGCGGATTTGCGCTCTTATCTGGCCAACCGCCGTAATGACGGCGCCGGCCCACGCACATTGGGACGCGGGCTTGCGGGCGTTCGCTCCCTGCTTCGCCATCTTGAAAGACGCGGATTGATAAATGCCGCAGGAGCAAGTGCTATACGTGCGCCGCGCCAGCCAAAATCACTGCCAAAGCCGTTGACGGCCGAAGATGCCCGCCGCGTTGTGTCCGGCGATGGTCAGATGGCGGAGGAGCCATGGATCGCAGCCCGCAATGCTGCCGTTCTCACGCTGCTCTATGGTTGTGGTCTTCGCATTTCAGAAGCACTCGGCCTTGCAGGTGATGCGTTAAACGACGCATCTGTGCTTTCGATCACCATCACCGGTAAAGGCGGCAAGTCCCGCATGGTACCGCTGCTGCCAGCGGTGCATCGCGCCGTCGCCCAATATCGTGCGCTGTGCCCGTTTGATCTCTCTGCCGACAAACCTTTGTTCAGAGGCGCCAAGGGTGGAGAACTTCACGCCGCCATTATTCAGCGTGAGATGCAGAAATTGCGTGCAGGCCTTGGTCTTCCCGACACTGCCACGCCGCATGCGCTCCGCCATTCCTTTGCAACGCATCTGCTTGGCCGCGGCGGTGATCTGCGCACCATTCAGGAATTGCTTGGCCATGCGAGCCTCTCAACAACGCAGGTCTATACGGGCGTCGATACGGCTCGGCTTCTTGATGTTTACGACAAAGCGCATCCTCGCGCTTAA
- the rimM gene encoding ribosome maturation factor RimM (Essential for efficient processing of 16S rRNA) produces MPRPENPIQLAVVGAAHGIRGEVRVKTFTDDPLAIADYGHLYDEQGKAYEVLEARAAKTVVVVRFKGVNDRNAAEALNGTELFIDRSQLHDDELDEDEFFQTDLIGLEAFDADGKSYGTVSALFDFGGGDLIELSLKGKRPMLIPFTEAAVPEIDFEKGTITVEPYAAGLISDEDDNPVHERNKSQNEKKRPSKS; encoded by the coding sequence ATGCCACGTCCAGAAAATCCGATCCAGCTTGCCGTCGTGGGTGCCGCTCATGGCATACGTGGCGAAGTTCGGGTCAAGACATTTACCGACGATCCTCTGGCAATTGCTGACTATGGTCATCTTTATGATGAACAAGGCAAAGCTTATGAAGTACTTGAAGCGCGCGCAGCCAAAACGGTTGTTGTTGTGCGGTTCAAAGGCGTTAATGACCGTAATGCAGCTGAGGCGCTGAATGGCACCGAACTCTTCATTGACCGCTCGCAATTGCATGATGACGAACTTGATGAAGACGAGTTTTTCCAGACTGATCTGATTGGTCTTGAAGCATTTGATGCTGATGGCAAATCTTATGGTACTGTCAGTGCTCTTTTTGATTTTGGTGGTGGCGATCTGATTGAGCTCAGCCTCAAGGGTAAGCGCCCGATGCTGATCCCATTTACAGAAGCAGCGGTGCCGGAGATCGACTTTGAAAAGGGAACGATAACAGTTGAGCCATATGCTGCGGGTCTTATTTCTGATGAGGACGACAATCCGGTTCATGAGCGCAACAAGTCGCAAAACGAAAAGAAGCGACCAAGCAAGTCATGA
- the trmD gene encoding tRNA (guanosine(37)-N1)-methyltransferase TrmD codes for MSDLPYTDKARQGFHASVLTLYPEMFPGPLGVSLAGKALAENTWSLDTVQIRDFAEGKHRMVDDTPSGGGAGMVMKADVVARALDSVADDRPMLLMSPRGAPLTQKRVRELADGPGAIILCGRFEGVDERVIEGRALEEISIGDYILSGGETAAIVLLDAIVRLLPGVMGNHESGETESFETGLLEHPHYTRPQVWEERAIPDVLTSGNHGAIAKWRHAQAERITKERRPDLWEAYRESKRK; via the coding sequence ATGAGCGATCTGCCTTATACCGATAAAGCACGACAGGGATTTCATGCCTCGGTGCTGACTCTTTACCCCGAGATGTTTCCTGGTCCTCTGGGTGTCTCTCTTGCTGGCAAGGCGCTTGCTGAGAACACCTGGTCGCTTGATACGGTGCAGATTCGCGATTTTGCTGAAGGCAAGCATCGGATGGTCGACGACACGCCATCAGGCGGTGGTGCAGGCATGGTGATGAAGGCCGATGTCGTGGCACGTGCACTCGATTCGGTTGCGGATGACCGCCCCATGCTGCTGATGAGTCCGCGTGGCGCACCACTCACTCAAAAGCGCGTGCGTGAACTGGCTGATGGTCCGGGCGCTATCATTCTGTGCGGACGCTTTGAAGGCGTCGATGAACGGGTGATTGAAGGACGCGCGCTCGAAGAGATTTCGATTGGCGATTATATTCTTTCGGGTGGCGAGACTGCGGCTATTGTTCTGTTGGATGCCATCGTGCGGCTTTTGCCAGGGGTGATGGGCAATCACGAATCGGGCGAGACGGAGAGCTTTGAAACCGGGCTTCTTGAGCACCCGCATTATACCCGCCCACAGGTTTGGGAAGAGCGCGCTATTCCGGATGTCCTGACATCAGGCAACCATGGCGCCATCGCAAAATGGCGTCACGCGCAGGCTGAACGCATTACAAAGGAACGGCGTCCTGATCTTTGGGAAGCTTATCGTGAGAGCAAGCGCAAATGA
- the rplS gene encoding 50S ribosomal protein L19: MTDIIRQLEAEQAAKIEEKRKLPDFQPGDTVRVQVRVTEGTRTRVQAYEGVCIARSGAGINESFTVRKISYGEGVERVFPVYSPIVEGVELVRRGKVRRAKLYYLRGLTGKAARIAEKKDNRSKAEREADKIAAAKAEAAKTAAE, from the coding sequence ATGACCGACATCATTCGTCAGCTTGAAGCTGAGCAGGCAGCTAAGATCGAAGAAAAGCGCAAGCTTCCAGATTTCCAGCCAGGCGACACAGTTCGTGTTCAGGTTCGCGTTACTGAAGGTACGCGTACCCGTGTACAGGCCTATGAAGGCGTTTGCATTGCACGTTCCGGCGCTGGCATCAACGAAAGCTTCACTGTTCGCAAGATTTCTTACGGCGAAGGCGTAGAGCGCGTATTCCCAGTTTATTCGCCGATCGTAGAAGGCGTTGAACTCGTTCGCCGCGGTAAAGTCCGTCGCGCGAAGCTTTACTATCTTCGTGGCCTTACCGGTAAGGCAGCACGTATTGCTGAGAAGAAAGACAACCGCTCCAAGGCAGAACGCGAAGCCGACAAGATCGCTGCTGCTAAGGCAGAAGCTGCGAAGACGGCTGCTGAATAA
- the leuC gene encoding 3-isopropylmalate dehydratase large subunit — translation MSAPRTLYDKIWDDHVVDQQDDGTCLLYIDRHLVHEVTSPQAFEGLRMAGRQVRHPEKTLAVVDHNVPTSPDRINGIKNEESRIQVEALAKNAADFGVEYYSERDRRQGVVHIVGPEQGFTLPGMTIVCGDSHTSTHGAFGSLAHGIGTSEVEHVLATQTLIQKKAKNMLVRVEGELAPGVTAKDITLAIIGEIGTAGGTGYVIEYAGSAIRSLSMEGRMTVCNMSIEGGARAGLIAPDETTFAYVRGKPRAPKGDALEQAIGYWKTLHSDEGAHFDKIVELDAAKISPVVSWGSSPEDVVFVTDIVPNPDEIKDETKRASKWRALDYMGLKPGTKMTDIKIDRVFIGSCTNGRIEDLRDAARMAAGKKVADGVNAMIVPGSGLVKEQAEAEGLDKIFIEAGFDWREPGCSMCLAMNDDRLKPGERCASTSNRNFEGRQGFKGRTHLVSPAMAAAAAIAGHFVDIRDWN, via the coding sequence ATGAGCGCGCCGCGTACACTTTATGACAAGATTTGGGACGACCATGTAGTGGATCAGCAGGACGATGGTACCTGCCTCCTTTATATTGATCGCCATCTTGTGCACGAAGTGACAAGCCCGCAGGCCTTTGAAGGTCTGCGCATGGCTGGACGTCAGGTGCGTCATCCAGAGAAGACGCTGGCCGTGGTCGATCATAATGTTCCGACATCGCCGGACCGTATCAACGGAATCAAGAACGAGGAAAGCCGCATTCAGGTTGAGGCGCTCGCTAAGAATGCAGCCGATTTCGGCGTTGAGTATTATTCAGAGCGTGACCGCCGTCAGGGCGTCGTGCACATTGTTGGGCCGGAACAGGGCTTCACGCTTCCCGGCATGACGATTGTTTGTGGCGACAGCCATACCTCGACGCATGGGGCTTTCGGCTCTCTGGCACATGGCATCGGTACGTCGGAAGTTGAGCACGTGCTTGCAACCCAGACGCTAATCCAGAAAAAAGCAAAGAATATGCTGGTGCGCGTTGAGGGTGAACTGGCTCCGGGCGTCACTGCCAAGGACATCACGCTCGCTATTATCGGCGAAATTGGTACGGCAGGCGGCACCGGCTACGTGATCGAATATGCAGGCAGCGCCATTCGTTCGCTGTCGATGGAAGGTCGCATGACAGTCTGCAACATGTCGATTGAAGGCGGCGCACGCGCTGGTCTGATTGCGCCGGATGAAACGACTTTCGCTTATGTACGTGGCAAGCCACGCGCACCAAAGGGCGATGCGCTTGAACAGGCGATTGGCTACTGGAAGACGCTGCATTCGGATGAAGGTGCGCATTTCGACAAGATCGTCGAGCTGGATGCTGCCAAGATTTCGCCAGTCGTTTCCTGGGGCTCATCGCCTGAAGATGTCGTCTTCGTCACTGATATTGTTCCTAATCCGGACGAGATCAAGGATGAAACCAAGCGTGCATCCAAGTGGCGTGCTCTTGATTATATGGGCCTGAAGCCAGGCACCAAGATGACTGACATCAAGATCGACCGCGTTTTCATCGGCTCGTGCACCAATGGACGTATCGAAGATCTGCGCGATGCAGCGCGCATGGCTGCTGGCAAGAAGGTCGCTGATGGTGTCAACGCCATGATCGTTCCGGGCTCGGGTCTTGTGAAGGAGCAGGCGGAAGCTGAAGGCCTCGACAAGATTTTCATTGAAGCAGGTTTTGATTGGCGCGAGCCGGGCTGCTCGATGTGCCTTGCCATGAATGACGACCGCTTGAAGCCGGGTGAACGTTGCGCTTCCACCTCGAACCGTAATTTCGAAGGCCGTCAGGGCTTCAAGGGCCGCACACATCTGGTATCGCCAGCTATGGCAGCGGCAGCGGCAATTGCCGGTCATTTCGTGGATATTCGTGACTGGAACTGA
- a CDS encoding GGDEF domain-containing protein has protein sequence MDGAEFILLINMTVSGLFAFTFLGIAAYARDNAAAPVFALGFVFAMLYFLTELLIPSIPNQKLGYMLGFTAYLITLACLVIGLARMYSSPVPWWQLGFLLAASLALIFGIYDIARSKMVGRILYQLPYCVMLLLAVWVIVRGRSNSRVQTRPFGRSWGAFDGLMAGLFSISALHFLMKPVLATLVGGVGANPNDYIQTDYALLVQSIGAGLSVAAGLLLLLSLMGELISDVTLRSETDQLSGLLNRRGFEFRAEAAIEKSKRMRQALSLIVCDIDFFKAINDTHGHSLGDRVIAIFADELRRSAVTKGGIAARMGGEEFAVLLPGHTIQSAWRFAERVRLACADLALPTARGDVPFTVSFGVTEMEFDDFFSDVYKRADGALYEAKKNGRNCVRTALPMMLDDNVVEFRGTGSGRKLI, from the coding sequence ATGGACGGTGCAGAGTTCATACTGCTGATCAACATGACCGTATCCGGTCTGTTTGCATTTACGTTTCTTGGTATTGCTGCCTATGCGCGTGATAATGCTGCTGCTCCGGTTTTTGCCTTGGGCTTCGTTTTTGCGATGCTCTATTTCTTAACCGAATTGCTTATTCCGTCGATACCAAACCAGAAGCTTGGCTACATGCTCGGTTTCACGGCTTACCTGATAACGCTTGCTTGTTTGGTGATAGGTCTCGCTCGGATGTACTCATCACCTGTGCCATGGTGGCAACTCGGATTTCTGCTTGCCGCGTCGCTGGCGTTAATCTTCGGTATATATGACATTGCCCGTAGCAAAATGGTGGGGCGAATTCTTTATCAGCTGCCATACTGTGTGATGTTACTGCTGGCTGTATGGGTGATAGTGCGCGGACGATCAAACAGCCGCGTGCAAACGCGACCGTTTGGTCGGTCATGGGGCGCATTTGATGGCTTAATGGCAGGATTATTTTCGATCAGTGCTCTTCATTTTTTGATGAAGCCTGTTCTCGCTACACTTGTCGGTGGAGTGGGAGCCAACCCCAACGACTATATTCAGACTGACTATGCCCTGCTGGTGCAGTCTATTGGTGCTGGACTTTCGGTTGCTGCCGGTCTTTTGCTGTTACTGAGCTTGATGGGCGAACTGATTTCGGATGTCACTTTGCGCTCGGAGACCGATCAGCTTTCCGGTCTTCTCAACCGGCGCGGCTTTGAGTTTCGCGCTGAAGCAGCTATCGAAAAATCCAAACGCATGCGGCAGGCTCTCTCACTGATTGTTTGCGATATCGATTTTTTCAAGGCCATCAACGACACCCACGGACATTCTTTAGGCGATCGGGTGATTGCTATTTTTGCGGATGAGTTGCGGCGCTCTGCCGTAACAAAAGGTGGGATTGCTGCTCGTATGGGCGGTGAAGAGTTTGCGGTTTTGTTACCAGGCCATACAATTCAATCGGCATGGCGCTTTGCGGAACGTGTTCGATTGGCATGTGCCGATCTGGCGCTTCCCACCGCTCGTGGTGATGTCCCTTTCACGGTCAGTTTCGGTGTAACGGAGATGGAGTTCGATGACTTTTTCTCCGATGTCTACAAGCGTGCCGATGGTGCGTTGTATGAAGCCAAGAAAAATGGTCGCAATTGTGTTCGTACGGCGCTTCCAATGATGCTTGATGACAATGTAGTAGAGTTTCGAGGAACTGGCAGCGGGCGCAAGCTTATCTGA
- a CDS encoding GNAT family N-acetyltransferase, producing MSTDHAVDIALLHLRDAHEFAPLLASYAQALKRGAPRRPDEFYAEHLLQDRATEILGARVDGNLVGFVIFYDLPEPVSGLRAGQVDHIYVHHDHRGKGIAKALIDLLADKAEERSWSKLVLNAPRVPEDGRKLYEQVAAAADWSSYVIRFGN from the coding sequence ATGAGCACAGATCATGCCGTCGATATTGCACTTTTGCACCTGCGTGATGCTCATGAGTTTGCACCACTGTTGGCAAGCTATGCGCAGGCATTGAAGCGGGGTGCGCCCCGCCGTCCGGACGAGTTTTATGCCGAACATCTTTTGCAGGATCGCGCCACCGAGATTCTAGGTGCTCGTGTTGATGGCAATCTGGTCGGCTTCGTAATCTTCTACGACCTTCCGGAACCGGTTTCAGGTCTGCGCGCCGGTCAGGTGGACCATATTTATGTGCATCATGATCATCGTGGCAAAGGCATAGCGAAGGCCCTGATCGATCTGCTCGCCGACAAGGCAGAAGAGCGCAGCTGGTCCAAGCTCGTCCTCAATGCGCCCCGCGTACCGGAAGATGGCCGCAAGCTCTATGAGCAGGTTGCAGCTGCTGCCGACTGGTCAAGCTACGTGATTCGCTTCGGCAACTAA
- the sdhC gene encoding succinate dehydrogenase, cytochrome b556 subunit produces MTQPTATRQRPLSPHLSIYRPKITMTMSIIHRITGGTLYFGTLLLAAWLIAAAIGEDAFNMVSWVYSSWIGYLVLFGYTWALLHHLAGGVRHFIWDMGAGLEKHTASKIAWLTLAFSLPATILVWVVAFAVR; encoded by the coding sequence ATGACACAACCGACCGCTACGCGTCAGCGTCCTTTGTCGCCACATTTGTCGATTTATCGACCAAAGATCACGATGACGATGTCAATCATCCATCGTATAACCGGCGGCACGCTTTATTTCGGAACCCTCCTGCTCGCTGCATGGCTAATTGCCGCTGCTATCGGAGAAGATGCCTTCAACATGGTGAGCTGGGTCTATAGTTCATGGATCGGCTATCTGGTTCTGTTCGGCTATACTTGGGCGCTTCTGCACCATCTGGCCGGCGGCGTACGCCATTTCATCTGGGACATGGGTGCCGGACTTGAAAAGCATACAGCCAGCAAGATCGCTTGGCTGACGCTGGCCTTCTCGCTGCCTGCGACGATCCTTGTTTGGGTTGTTGCTTTCGCAGTGCGCTGA
- the sdhD gene encoding succinate dehydrogenase, hydrophobic membrane anchor protein yields MNDMRTPLGKVRGLGSAKEGTGHFWFQRMSAVALVPLVLFFIGLVISLHGASYAEVKAVLAQPFTALVMALFVLTGVYHMRLGMQVIIEDYIHGEGLKVLLVMLNTFFTVVVGVACVYAILKLSFGG; encoded by the coding sequence ATGAACGATATGCGTACACCTCTCGGCAAAGTTCGTGGTCTTGGTTCGGCCAAAGAAGGCACTGGCCATTTCTGGTTTCAGCGTATGAGTGCTGTCGCACTTGTCCCGCTGGTCCTGTTTTTCATAGGTCTGGTTATTTCACTTCATGGCGCCAGCTACGCGGAAGTGAAAGCTGTTCTTGCACAGCCGTTTACAGCTCTGGTGATGGCGCTGTTCGTGCTGACCGGCGTTTACCACATGCGTCTTGGCATGCAGGTTATTATTGAAGATTACATTCACGGCGAAGGCCTGAAGGTCCTGCTCGTCATGCTCAACACCTTCTTCACCGTTGTTGTTGGTGTGGCTTGCGTCTATGCGATCCTCAAGCTGAGCTTCGGAGGTTGA